In a genomic window of Niallia taxi:
- a CDS encoding kinase codes for MTISNTESKLIILRGNSGSGKTTIAKSLQDHFGAGTLLVSQDTIRRDMLKVQDREGNLSIDLIRQVAEYGKGKCEYVIVEGILYKKRYGDMLANLIDFYEGRAFSYYLDLTFEETVKRHNTRSKKTEFGEDALRSWWIPEDYLGVDGECKFTNDMTRTEIMELLLTQLKE; via the coding sequence ATGACAATCTCAAATACGGAATCAAAGCTAATTATTCTGCGCGGGAATTCAGGGAGCGGGAAAACCACGATAGCCAAAAGTCTTCAAGACCATTTTGGTGCAGGTACTCTGTTGGTTTCTCAGGATACAATTCGTCGCGATATGTTAAAGGTTCAAGATAGAGAAGGCAATCTTTCCATTGATTTAATCCGTCAAGTTGCCGAATATGGTAAAGGCAAATGCGAATATGTAATAGTAGAGGGTATATTATATAAAAAGCGTTATGGCGACATGCTTGCTAACTTGATTGATTTCTATGAAGGAAGGGCATTTAGTTATTATCTTGACTTAACCTTTGAAGAGACAGTCAAACGTCATAATACTCGTTCAAAAAAGACGGAGTTTGGAGAAGATGCACTACGCTCATGGTGGATTCCAGAGGATTATTTAGGTGTTGATGGAGAATGCAAGTTTACTAATGATATGACACGTACCGAAATAATGGAGCTACTATTAACTCAATTAAAGGAATAG
- a CDS encoding TetR/AcrR family transcriptional regulator encodes MKATEIKKSALAQFVNKGYEATSLDDIVAGIGIKKQSVYSHFKHKEDIFLQVMKDVVDEEISFLKNFFQERKQAELEEVLFQLLVKYKERYLHREDKNIQFLLRMAFIPPYHLRDFVIDQFNFYNHNLEQHLLEVFVKATNIHVTAEEGTVSFLNFLDGILVELIYANNVDNRLNISWKIYWRGISNDI; translated from the coding sequence ATGAAAGCAACCGAAATAAAAAAAAGTGCCTTAGCACAGTTTGTTAACAAAGGGTATGAAGCAACATCTTTAGACGATATTGTGGCTGGTATAGGTATTAAAAAACAATCTGTTTATTCACATTTCAAGCACAAGGAAGATATCTTTCTTCAAGTGATGAAGGATGTCGTTGATGAAGAAATATCTTTTTTGAAGAACTTTTTTCAAGAGCGCAAACAGGCTGAACTTGAAGAGGTTTTATTTCAACTGTTAGTAAAGTATAAAGAAAGGTATTTGCATCGAGAAGATAAAAACATTCAATTTTTGCTGCGGATGGCCTTCATCCCACCGTATCATTTGCGTGATTTTGTCATAGACCAATTTAACTTTTATAACCATAATTTAGAACAGCATTTGCTCGAGGTGTTTGTAAAAGCAACAAATATCCATGTAACTGCCGAAGAAGGCACTGTTTCATTCTTGAATTTTCTAGATGGAATACTTGTGGAATTAATTTATGCAAATAATGTTGATAATAGGCTGAACATCTCTTGGAAGATATACTGGAGAGGAATCTCCAATGATATATAA
- a CDS encoding DMT family transporter has translation MNRNWLFVLIAGVLEIFWVSGLKHADNSLEWIVTITAIATSFCLLTYASKSLPVGTLYAVFTGIGTAGTVLAEMVVFGEPFNMYKIIFIATLLCGVVGLKILSSSKETTEMEVKGG, from the coding sequence ATGAATCGAAATTGGCTGTTCGTCCTGATAGCAGGAGTATTAGAAATATTTTGGGTATCTGGTCTTAAGCACGCAGATAACTCCCTTGAATGGATAGTAACCATCACAGCAATTGCTACTAGCTTTTGTTTGTTAACATATGCCTCAAAGAGTTTACCTGTAGGTACGTTATATGCGGTCTTTACAGGAATTGGCACAGCAGGTACTGTTTTAGCCGAAATGGTAGTTTTCGGAGAACCCTTTAATATGTACAAAATTATCTTTATTGCGACACTTCTCTGTGGAGTTGTTGGCTTGAAAATATTAAGTAGTTCAAAAGAAACAACAGAAATGGAAGTAAAAGGAGGCTGA
- a CDS encoding DMT family transporter, translating to MTWLALIAAGGFEVVGVLNVKRLGEKQKNALYYMIFCFGLSFLLLSYAMTEIPMGMAYDIWTGIGTIGSALLGMLLFSEPKDWKRLACIGVILFSAVGLKLVA from the coding sequence ATGACTTGGTTAGCATTAATAGCAGCAGGTGGTTTTGAGGTTGTTGGTGTTTTAAATGTAAAAAGACTTGGTGAAAAACAGAAAAATGCTCTTTATTACATGATATTTTGTTTTGGTTTAAGTTTTCTATTATTATCATATGCTATGACAGAAATTCCAATGGGAATGGCTTATGATATTTGGACTGGAATTGGAACAATCGGGTCTGCACTATTAGGAATGCTTTTATTTAGTGAACCAAAGGATTGGAAAAGACTAGCATGTATCGGTGTTATATTGTTTTCTGCGGTAGGATTGAAGCTTGTTGCTTAA
- a CDS encoding MurR/RpiR family transcriptional regulator, which yields MVSVNILVRIESVIDELPNSERKVAQYILENADHIVRMSVHELATQANASSAAVIRLCRSIGVEGYSELKLSLSSQLSHSLKSGFYDIEHNETIQSIKGKIVSNSVQVIKETAIELDEEIIGRTIESIKNADVVYVYGLGASSLVADDIMQKWSRLGKVVVAIQDAHIYASILSGVTKNCIFFCVSNTGETSEVLSLVDIAKEAGCQTIGLSRFGQNSLSQKVGLSLQYVRAPEAQFRSAATSSILAQFTTVDIIFYAYVSKYYEDSMEKIVNSRNAVLKFSQKK from the coding sequence ATGGTTTCCGTTAATATATTAGTGAGAATTGAGAGTGTTATTGATGAGCTGCCTAATTCAGAAAGAAAAGTTGCTCAATACATATTAGAAAATGCAGACCATATTGTTAGAATGTCTGTTCACGAATTAGCGACCCAAGCAAATGCAAGCAGTGCTGCTGTTATACGTTTATGCCGTTCTATTGGGGTTGAAGGGTACTCGGAATTAAAGCTCTCCTTATCCTCTCAATTATCACATTCTTTAAAAAGTGGCTTTTACGATATAGAACATAATGAAACAATCCAATCTATAAAAGGGAAGATTGTTTCAAATTCTGTACAGGTGATCAAGGAAACAGCAATAGAGTTAGATGAGGAAATCATTGGTCGAACCATTGAAAGTATTAAAAATGCTGATGTTGTTTATGTGTATGGATTAGGAGCCTCTTCTCTAGTAGCCGATGATATTATGCAAAAATGGTCTCGCCTTGGGAAAGTAGTTGTTGCTATTCAAGACGCACATATATATGCTTCAATTCTTTCTGGCGTAACAAAGAACTGTATCTTTTTCTGTGTTTCCAACACGGGAGAAACCTCAGAGGTTTTAAGCTTAGTTGATATTGCAAAAGAAGCTGGCTGTCAAACAATTGGATTATCAAGATTTGGACAAAATAGCCTTTCACAAAAGGTCGGATTGTCACTCCAGTATGTTCGGGCACCAGAAGCACAATTCCGCAGTGCTGCCACTAGCTCTATCCTTGCACAATTTACAACTGTAGACATTATCTTTTATGCCTATGTTTCTAAGTATTATGAAGATAGTATGGAAAAAATCGTTAATTCACGAAACGCTGTCTTAAAATTTTCACAAAAAAAGTAA
- the spoIIP gene encoding stage II sporulation protein P: MRTEKELMELIKSSYSLEPREDFIQETEKKLRLKARKSRSKKAVGFLTVAVSVFILGFFALTSFNQQTKEPAIQLSTNTNQYQPSTILTDDPLVYISQTHNYESFLPELTAIYPEETFNVNDSIHETINMTLVGQRLSSALKQRNINNILDTNDNTKQLQEKELPYQDAYKISRINMQDALMKNQSIQMAFDLHRDSARREVTTLEIDGKAYAKITIVVSEGDAGNSNYEKNQEFARQLHKKINDKYPGISRGVFSKSYDTYQNHYNQDLLNQSAVIEIGGFENTLEEEYNTVEALANVIQTLVK, encoded by the coding sequence ATGCGAACTGAAAAAGAGCTAATGGAATTAATAAAAAGCTCCTATTCACTTGAGCCAAGGGAAGATTTCATTCAAGAGACAGAAAAAAAATTAAGACTTAAAGCAAGAAAATCTCGCAGCAAAAAGGCTGTTGGATTTCTAACAGTTGCAGTAAGTGTTTTTATCTTAGGTTTCTTTGCTTTAACCTCATTCAATCAGCAGACAAAAGAACCAGCAATCCAGCTTTCCACAAATACGAATCAGTATCAACCTTCCACCATACTAACAGACGATCCTCTTGTGTATATAAGTCAAACACATAATTACGAATCCTTTTTACCTGAACTAACGGCAATTTACCCTGAAGAAACTTTTAATGTAAACGATAGTATCCATGAAACAATTAATATGACATTAGTCGGCCAAAGGCTAAGCAGCGCTTTAAAACAAAGGAATATCAATAATATTCTTGATACTAATGATAATACAAAGCAGCTCCAGGAAAAGGAATTACCTTACCAAGATGCCTATAAAATATCGAGGATAAATATGCAAGACGCACTTATGAAGAATCAAAGCATTCAAATGGCATTTGATTTACATAGAGATTCTGCAAGAAGAGAAGTAACAACCTTGGAGATTGATGGCAAAGCTTATGCGAAGATTACCATTGTTGTATCAGAAGGAGATGCGGGAAATTCTAATTATGAAAAAAACCAAGAGTTTGCGAGACAGCTTCATAAGAAAATAAATGACAAATATCCTGGAATATCGAGAGGTGTATTCTCGAAAAGCTATGACACTTATCAAAATCATTATAATCAGGATTTATTAAATCAATCTGCCGTCATTGAAATAGGTGGTTTTGAAAACACGTTAGAGGAAGAGTATAACACGGTGGAGGCTTTGGCGAATGTGATTCAAACATTGGTTAAGTAG
- a CDS encoding MarR family winged helix-turn-helix transcriptional regulator: protein MLERADYLRESIDFLQRFIAKSMQTEAEGYGLTVPQIRVIAEVVTNKITNIKLLTYNLKMTQSTVSDIVDRLVGKGILEKSPNPKDKRSVVITLTKAAEEGINKKDYTYLNKMINGALDQLKAEEQEIVMKGMQLLVGAVKEKMTTEGINYKESFDVMLFPDKDNNQ, encoded by the coding sequence ATGTTAGAAAGAGCTGATTATCTTCGCGAATCGATAGATTTTTTACAACGCTTTATAGCAAAAAGTATGCAGACAGAAGCTGAGGGGTATGGCCTTACAGTCCCGCAAATTAGGGTTATTGCCGAAGTAGTGACAAATAAAATTACAAACATTAAATTATTAACATATAATTTGAAAATGACGCAAAGTACTGTTTCAGATATTGTTGATAGGCTTGTAGGAAAAGGCATACTCGAGAAAAGTCCTAATCCTAAAGACAAGCGCTCGGTCGTTATTACATTAACGAAGGCTGCTGAAGAAGGCATAAACAAAAAAGATTACACTTACTTAAATAAAATGATAAATGGTGCACTAGATCAGTTAAAAGCAGAAGAGCAAGAAATCGTTATGAAGGGAATGCAGCTTCTCGTTGGCGCAGTAAAAGAAAAAATGACAACAGAAGGTATAAATTATAAGGAATCCTTTGATGTAATGCTTTTTCCCGATAAAGATAATAATCAATAA
- a CDS encoding MerR family transcriptional regulator, protein MSTYSISEVAKELNLTTYTLRYYDKEGLLPFVERTPNGTRLFKESDIGALRIIECLKSTGMPIKEIKSFIDWCQDGDSTLQQRFDMFLERKAAVEAQMAELNKTMEIINHKCDYYKTALDAGTEDIHKDDKIGSLN, encoded by the coding sequence ATGAGTACTTATTCTATTAGTGAAGTGGCAAAGGAATTGAACCTAACAACCTATACATTACGGTACTACGACAAGGAAGGCCTTTTGCCTTTTGTGGAACGGACACCTAACGGAACACGACTGTTTAAAGAATCTGATATTGGTGCTTTAAGAATTATTGAATGCCTTAAATCCACTGGAATGCCTATTAAAGAGATTAAAAGCTTCATTGATTGGTGTCAGGATGGAGATTCCACCTTGCAGCAAAGATTTGATATGTTTTTAGAACGAAAGGCTGCTGTAGAAGCACAGATGGCAGAATTGAACAAGACAATGGAGATCATTAATCATAAATGTGATTATTATAAAACTGCTTTAGACGCAGGAACGGAAGATATTCATAAAGACGATAAAATTGGTAGCCTAAATTAA
- a CDS encoding ABC transporter ATP-binding protein, whose translation MLKIFSHFQRKDWLLVFCALIFIVIQVWLDLKLPDYMAEITKLVQTEGSEISDVLSQGGFMLLCAVGSMVASIITVYFAAKVAAKFSNRLRGKVFDKTLSFSMEELTGFSTASLITRSTNDIMQVQMLIILGLQVVLKAPILAVWAVLKIMGKSWQWTAATGVAVFVLLVLIAIIVLVALPKFKVIQTLTDNLNMVTRENLTGIRVVHAYNSTKFHQNKFEKANNELTETNLFTTRTMAILMPTISLIMSGISLAIYWIGAVLINNAPITSKLTIFSDMVVFSSYAMQVIMAFMMVSITFVLLPRAAVSAKRINEVLDTEVSIKDGSATDGISEAEIEFRNVSFKYPGATEYVLQDISFKASKGETLAIIGSTGSGKSTLVNLIPRFMEATEGEILVDGLNVKDYKLESLRDKLGYVSQKAVMFSGSVSSNVAFGEPDKKSAEENNMKRAVEIAQGKDFIENMDQQYESIISQGGTNLSGGQKQRLSIARAIYKLPEIYLFDDSFSALDYKTDRVLRSKLKQEIKDATSIIVAQRIGTIKDADRILVLDEGKIVGIGTHAELMHTCDVYQEIAYSQLSKEELEIG comes from the coding sequence ATGTTAAAAATATTTAGCCATTTTCAAAGGAAGGATTGGCTGTTAGTTTTTTGTGCATTGATATTTATTGTTATACAAGTATGGCTTGATTTGAAGCTTCCTGATTATATGGCGGAAATTACTAAGCTTGTTCAAACAGAAGGTAGTGAAATTAGTGATGTTCTTTCCCAAGGCGGTTTTATGCTATTGTGTGCGGTGGGAAGTATGGTAGCATCCATTATCACTGTCTATTTTGCTGCAAAAGTGGCGGCGAAATTCTCAAACCGTTTAAGAGGAAAGGTGTTTGACAAAACCCTTTCGTTTTCGATGGAGGAACTCACTGGTTTTTCGACAGCAAGTTTAATTACTCGTTCTACCAATGATATTATGCAGGTTCAAATGCTTATTATTCTTGGTTTGCAGGTTGTTTTGAAAGCACCTATACTGGCTGTTTGGGCTGTTTTGAAAATTATGGGCAAAAGCTGGCAGTGGACAGCTGCAACAGGAGTCGCAGTCTTCGTGCTGTTAGTATTAATTGCTATCATCGTATTAGTGGCATTGCCTAAATTTAAAGTGATCCAAACATTAACAGATAATCTTAATATGGTTACAAGAGAAAATTTAACAGGAATTCGTGTAGTTCATGCCTACAATTCTACTAAGTTCCACCAGAATAAATTTGAAAAAGCAAACAACGAACTGACAGAAACAAATCTATTTACAACGAGAACAATGGCGATCTTAATGCCGACTATTTCTTTAATAATGTCTGGAATCAGTCTTGCTATCTATTGGATTGGTGCTGTCTTAATAAACAATGCACCGATAACAAGTAAGCTGACTATATTCTCTGATATGGTCGTATTTTCATCTTATGCGATGCAGGTTATTATGGCCTTTATGATGGTTTCCATCACCTTTGTCTTGCTCCCTCGTGCAGCTGTGTCTGCAAAACGAATTAACGAGGTCCTCGATACGGAAGTAAGCATAAAGGATGGAAGTGCAACAGACGGCATATCAGAAGCTGAAATCGAATTTCGAAATGTCAGCTTTAAATATCCTGGCGCGACAGAATATGTTTTGCAAGATATAAGTTTTAAAGCATCTAAGGGAGAAACGCTGGCCATTATTGGTTCTACAGGCAGCGGAAAAAGCACGCTAGTTAATCTAATACCTCGTTTTATGGAAGCAACAGAAGGAGAAATTTTAGTGGATGGTCTTAATGTAAAAGATTATAAGCTAGAATCACTCAGAGACAAGCTTGGTTACGTCTCCCAAAAAGCAGTTATGTTCAGCGGGTCCGTTTCTTCCAATGTTGCTTTTGGTGAACCCGACAAAAAGTCAGCAGAAGAAAATAATATGAAAAGAGCAGTAGAAATTGCTCAAGGAAAAGACTTTATTGAAAATATGGATCAGCAATACGAGTCAATTATATCTCAAGGAGGAACAAATCTTTCAGGTGGACAGAAGCAAAGATTATCCATTGCACGTGCCATCTATAAGTTACCTGAAATATATCTATTTGATGATTCCTTCTCTGCCTTAGATTATAAAACAGACCGTGTCCTGCGCTCCAAATTAAAGCAAGAAATAAAGGACGCAACCTCAATTATTGTTGCTCAACGAATAGGTACGATTAAAGACGCTGACCGCATCCTAGTATTAGATGAAGGTAAAATAGTCGGAATAGGCACACATGCTGAATTAATGCACACATGTGATGTTTACCAAGAAATTGCGTATTCACAATTGTCAAAGGAGGAACTGGAAATTGGATGA
- a CDS encoding HPr family phosphocarrier protein: MVFVAKEKVRLYRGLQARNTTIFVAKARTFSSDVILTKNGKSSNGKEIMKVMDLNVNSGDDITLLVSGTDKQIAIHTLKDFLLNK, encoded by the coding sequence ATGGTGTTTGTAGCAAAGGAAAAAGTTAGACTCTACCGTGGACTTCAAGCAAGAAATACTACCATATTTGTTGCTAAAGCTCGAACGTTTAGCAGTGATGTGATACTAACTAAAAATGGTAAATCCTCTAATGGGAAAGAGATTATGAAGGTAATGGATTTAAATGTAAATAGTGGCGATGATATAACCTTGCTAGTAAGTGGGACAGATAAACAGATTGCCATTCATACATTAAAAGATTTTCTGTTAAATAAATAA
- a CDS encoding RNA polymerase sigma factor has product MFQSNEKEEKILEIYNMYYLDVYRFLIVFTGNRSDAEDFTQEVFIRVLHNLSELNRISHLKAWVMSIAKNVAIDHYRKRRWLVYLSEKVLWNEITAEKEPDVMLEQDELKKYVHAAISKLKPPFRAVVILRGINEFSIKETAEILQCSESKVKVNYHRALKELRRKLNVENVEVFINAN; this is encoded by the coding sequence GTGTTTCAATCTAATGAGAAAGAAGAAAAGATACTAGAAATATATAATATGTACTATTTAGATGTATACCGTTTCTTAATTGTTTTTACAGGAAACCGCAGTGATGCAGAGGATTTTACACAAGAGGTATTTATTCGAGTACTTCATAATTTATCCGAGCTAAATCGAATCAGCCATTTAAAAGCATGGGTTATGTCGATAGCAAAGAATGTAGCGATTGATCATTATCGAAAGAGGCGCTGGCTTGTTTATCTTAGTGAAAAAGTATTATGGAATGAAATAACAGCCGAAAAGGAACCTGATGTAATGCTTGAGCAGGATGAATTGAAAAAATATGTTCATGCAGCAATTTCAAAATTAAAGCCTCCATTTAGAGCAGTTGTTATATTAAGAGGAATTAATGAATTTTCTATCAAAGAAACTGCAGAGATACTTCAATGCAGTGAATCAAAAGTGAAGGTAAACTATCATCGAGCATTAAAGGAGCTTAGAAGAAAGCTGAATGTTGAAAATGTGGAGGTGTTTATTAATGCGAACTGA
- a CDS encoding alpha/beta hydrolase → MTDNYIFELSSNVTRKSVLYKNRFGINISADLYIPTNFDETKKYAGLIIGAPYGGVKEQGPGIYAQSMAERGFVALTFDPSYNGYSGGEPRHISSPDLFVEDFSAAVDYLGTRSFIDRNKIGVIGICGSGGFGISAAQVDRRIKAVATVSMYDISRVASNGWKDSFTEENRNNILDSIAEQRYEDFEAAQPTLAQRGAPIGFDENTDPIGREFGEFYSTPRGYHPNSITQFTVTSSMSFMNLPLLTHIKSISPRPLLLIIGEHAHSRYFSEDAFELAAEPKELYVVPNAGHVDLYDKTDLIPFDKLEAFFTENFR, encoded by the coding sequence ATGACAGATAACTATATTTTTGAGTTAAGCAGTAATGTTACAAGAAAGTCTGTTTTATACAAAAACAGGTTCGGAATTAACATTTCAGCAGATCTTTACATTCCAACTAATTTTGATGAAACAAAAAAATACGCAGGTCTTATTATAGGGGCTCCATATGGTGGTGTAAAAGAGCAGGGTCCAGGTATTTATGCTCAAAGCATGGCAGAACGAGGGTTTGTGGCACTTACATTTGACCCGTCCTATAACGGATACAGCGGTGGAGAGCCACGACATATTTCTTCACCTGATTTATTTGTTGAAGATTTCAGTGCAGCTGTTGATTATCTTGGTACTCGTTCATTCATAGATAGAAATAAAATTGGCGTAATCGGAATTTGTGGAAGTGGTGGTTTTGGAATTAGTGCTGCACAGGTGGACAGACGAATTAAGGCTGTTGCAACTGTAAGTATGTATGATATTTCTCGCGTTGCGTCAAACGGTTGGAAAGACTCATTTACTGAAGAAAATCGCAATAATATACTCGATTCAATTGCAGAGCAACGTTACGAAGATTTTGAGGCAGCACAGCCAACGCTTGCTCAGCGTGGAGCACCAATCGGATTTGATGAAAATACAGACCCTATTGGCCGTGAGTTTGGTGAGTTCTATTCAACTCCGCGTGGTTACCATCCGAATTCAATTACTCAATTTACGGTAACAAGCAGTATGTCATTTATGAACCTTCCTCTGTTAACACATATTAAATCCATTTCACCACGTCCGCTGTTATTAATCATTGGCGAACATGCACATTCACGATACTTCAGTGAAGATGCTTTTGAGCTGGCAGCAGAACCAAAAGAACTTTACGTCGTTCCAAATGCAGGACATGTTGATTTGTACGACAAAACAGATTTGATTCCTTTTGACAAGTTGGAAGCATTCTTTACCGAGAATTTTAGATAA